Below is a genomic region from Populus trichocarpa isolate Nisqually-1 chromosome 15, P.trichocarpa_v4.1, whole genome shotgun sequence.
aaagtgGCCGATATATCAAGGTGTCAGGGGGTGATAAAGGTATGAAATACAACTCAAAGAGTTTGCAAAATTCTATAAAGAAAAAGACGTTGAACGATAACTTACCATCAGATATGCACCCGAACAAAATGgagtattaaaaagaaagaatataacTGTAATAAAGATGGCAAGATTATTGTTGAAGGAGAAAGGtcttcttaataaattttagacAGAGTCAATATCCACTATTGTATATATACTAAATAGATATCCAATAAAAGTAACGGTAGATAAAATTAACACTAGTTGAAGCATGCTCAAGAAGAAAGCCTTAAGAAAAACATCTCTATGGTAATATAAGTTACACTCATATTCCatatgcaaaaaggagtaagtTGGATGACAAGACTAAGCGATGAATATTTCTTGGCTATAGTTCAACATAAAAAAGCTATTGAGTATACAATCTGCAAACTAAGAAGCTAATTATCAGTTGAGGTATCAAGTTTGATAAGAATGCTAAGCAAAATTAGCataaagaaaaggttgaaaagAGAATGATCAGTTTTTACCAAACTCAAGCTGATGGAGGAGATGTTAAAGGAATTAGAAATCCATCATCACTACTAAGATTCTCTTCATCAATAAGCTAACCATCAACCCCTCCTAGTTCACCTAGATCACCATCAACTACAGGGCAAGTAaaaatttcttccaattcatCAGTTAATAAAATGAGATCACTAATTGACATTTATAAAAGTTACAACATCATAGTTGTGGAGCTTGAAAGCTATGAAACTGCATCTAAAGAAGAAGTTTGggtgatgaaaataaaagaaaaattaaaatgattgagaaaaataaaacatgagaaCTAGTGGatcaaccaaaaaataaagaggTCATTAGAGTTAAGTGGATCTATAAAACAAAGCTCAACTTTGATGGCTCAATACAAAAGCATAAAGCAAGGTTTTAACAAAAGGTTACTCTTAACTACCTAGGATCGATTATAATGAAACATTTGCTATAGTTGCTCGGCTAGACACTATTCGAGTATTAATTGCTTTAGCTGCTCAAAATAGATGGagaatttatcaacttgatgTGAAGTTCGCTTTCTTGAATGGAGttttagaagaagaaatctATGTGGAGCAAGTACTCAACTTTGTAGTAAAAAGTAATAAAGATAAagtattaaaattgaaaaaaacattgtatgGGCTCAAGCAAGCACCAAGGCCTGGTATAACAGAATTGATAACTACTTCAGTAAATAAGGATTCAAAAGGAGTAAGAGTGGGTCAACACTCTACATCAAGACTCAAGGTAACTCTGACACCCCCATTGTCTCTTTGTATGTTGATGATCTTATCTATATGggaaacaacaaataaatgatTCAAGAGTTCAAAGAATATATTATGAAGACTTTTAAAATGACAGATATGGGTTTGATGCATTATTTCTTTAGGATATAAAtcagtcaaaaaaataaaggaatatttatctaaaaaaatgtattgagaacttcctaaaaaaaattcaagatgacatGATGCAAATCAGTTGTTACTCTACTCGTGACTAATAAGAAATTACAAAAGgaagttagataaaaaaaaaacagatgcaTCAACATTCAAAAGTTTAATTGGTAGCTTATTATATTTAACAACAACAAGACTAGATATAATGCACGCAACAAGTCTACTATCAAGGCTCATGCAAAGTCCAAGTCAAATCCACTTTGGAgttgctaaaaaaaatacttagataattacaaaaaacaaagaagtatGACATATGGTAtaaaccaaatacaaaaacaagaatacTTGGATACACAGACAGTGATTGAGCTAAATCGATTGATGATATGAGAAGCATTTTAGGCTATATATTTTCACTTGATTCTCAGATATTCTCTTGGGCATCTAAAAGGCAAGAGTTTGTAGCACAATTATTAGTTGAAACAGAGTACTTGGTAATTGCAGGAGTAACAAGTTAAGCTATATGGATTAGAAGAATATTATAAGATATGGAAGAGAGCCAACAAGGATCTATAATGATATTATGTGATAATAAGTCAATGATTTCTATGATGAAAATCTTGTATTTCATAGTGGGAATAAGTACATATCAATCAAATATCACTTTCTACAAGTAGTTAGCAATAAAGAAATCGAGTTCGAATATTGTAAGGTTAAAGAACAATTAGCAGATATCTTATAAAAACGCTTCCACGAGTCAAGTTCAAGGCACTACAAGATCAACTTGGAGTATCAGTTAAGTGTATTAAAGAGGAGTGTTAAATTATTAATGCACTTAAAGAAGATTAGAGACCAATTCTAGAAAATactatatataaactataaattagTGTTAAGCTAAGTTTggagaaataaaacaaacattatagatgttttaggaaaaaaagaatgttTGTTCATAATTCAAAGAACTCTAGGATTTTCTAATGTATTGGCTAAATTTCCAGCAAGTTCTACCGTTGGAAAGTTTATCTAGATTGTTTCATTTAGGTTAGTTATgaaggctataaatagccaTGCAACCATCACTTATAAGGCAAGCCAAAAAAATGTGTTAATCTTAAAACATTTGTCCTTAAACTCTCCTCCTTAAAACTATACATGAACTACAAATTGCGAAGATACATCCCATATATGAAGTTATATTATGATAACAAGTCCCATAAATGAAGTTATATTATGATAACAAGATAGTATATGATATAACTTATAATCTAGTACAACATGATCGAACGAAACATGTTGAAATCAACCGACACTTTATCaaggaaaaactaaaagcaGAGATTACTGAGATTTCTGACGTACGATTATATAAGACTAGCTAGCCGATATACTCACAGACAGGTTCAACCGTTCAAGTCAAGCATTCAACCAATGTCTCAACAAGATGGGCATGAATGGTGTTTGTCATCAACTTGAAGGGGAATGTTATATATCATCATGATTAATACCAGATATGCTGTGAGAATCAGAGGCCTATAATTGTGGGATTGTATATTGTTAGTGAGATAGGAGTTAAAAGATAGAGTCCTTACTTCCTAGACTTTAGGAAGAAGATTGTTGTAGTTACTAAACGTAAGGAACAAGAATATTGCACACGAGGCTGTTAAAAAACCAGAATAtggaatgagaaatatataatcaaaaaaGGGAGTTGCAGAATTCTTCTCctgaacatttttttatcacaaaataCCATAGTATTAATTGAATACAATTATAGAATCTGTTATCACAGTCCCATCCATGTGATGCAGCAGCCAGCAACATATAGTGAACAACTTAACAGAAATGCCAAACTCTCAAGTTTGTCATGCAACACCACCATAGATACTCTACTTACAAACTTGCAATTAATTCTCCGGATTATAATTATAGAATGTTCAGGACTGGATAACATTAGCAAATTTCACCAGTAAAATAATCGTGCACACTCTATATGAATATTGAGGTTTAATAGTTTCATACTATTAAGAATAacattgtaacaaaaaaaagttaagaagcTCAGCTCTACACTATTGTCATACAGTTTACGACACTAAGATAACGGACAAAAGAGCCCATAACCACATAAGCAAGCCTCTTCTACGGCTATAAGCAACTCTTTTGTTCGACTTAAACAAATGCCAAATGCAGTGCTGGAACCATCTTTTGGTATTGGGCGGATCATTTACTGTCTTTATGAGCATTCTTTCTACCCTAGGCCTAGTAAGTCAGGCAATGAGCAGTTGAATGTTTTCCGTTTCCCTCCAATCGTGGCCACCTATAAAATGTAGTGTCAATCAGAATACGTGGTGATATAATCTTTGGGAGGTGAATTAATGCACATTTGGCTGCTCTTGTATTTTGATATCTTATGAATTACTATAGAACCAGTGCTGTGGTGCGGAGAAATCCTGCTATGGATTCGAGGTTAGTCCAGAAGAAAGTTATGCTCACGTGTCAAGTTTCCTAGCAGGTACATCAATAGGAAAACGAAATGCCAGAACAGTGGATTCAACTTCATCTGTTACCATCCGAGAGGACACCAAAGTTCAGATCCATGTTGATGTGGAGGAAGCATCAAGTGCAGTAAAAGAGGTCACTGATGGCCAATATGCTATATGTATACTACAGTTTCTCTGCCTGCAGATAATCAAGCTTCAAAAGAAGAATGAATTTCAAAGGTTAAGCTCTGGTTTAAGCACCATAGGAATGCTGTCACGCTCAATTTCCAATATTATTCCACCGGATCccagatgttttttttagccATTGCCCTTTTTGTTCATCCATTTATTTGTCTGTTTTTTTAGTTACAAAGGAGAAGCCATTTGTTAAGCATGCatccttgtgtttttttagtaattgaAATTTCTGGCAACTTTCCATTGTTTCCCCGTTTTTATTTTGCGTTGCAGGCTGCCATGATACATCTTTTATGGCATCTAACTTTAGCACCATTGCATGGTTATGGCAAAAAAAACAGTAATGGTTAACaattagaaatcaaatcaaCAACCTGACATGGCATTTTGCATGTTGGCACCTCAAGAAGACGAGAATTATCCATGCCTTTTATCTTGTCATCATGTGTTTGTCTGTTTAAAGTAACAGCCTATGAACTGTACTCAAATTTTGGACAAGTATTACATGCAGTAGTATTGTAAGGGGGACTGCACCACCAAATTAATTTAGTGGGTCCCAAGTGGCCCCTTTTGGCCATTTCGCTCAAATTTATGGACACTGTAGGCAGCAGCAGCCTAGACTTCCCTGAAAActaaattagaaatataatagtTCCATCGACGTAAACAATGATTAGAGCCTTTAAGCATATCATGATATATAAATAGTCAAGGATGTGAAATTTAATGAACCATCCTCCATCAACCAATACTTTGTCCTGACCTCGCTACAACATAcattttgacaattttatagAGATAGGAGTATTTATCTTGGCATAATTAAGAACTCAAAACGGCAGGTGACCTCCAGTACCAGAGACAGAGCTTGAAGAAGTGGCACTATTGCGCTCTGCATAACAAAGTTGACGGAGCTTGGTCGGCACATACCAAATGGCAAGCCGAGGATGAGCATTGAAAATGGAATCTATGTCCCAGCCTTGGCGTGATGCGATGGCTACAAGGGGCTTGTAACAAGCCTGTCTCCATGCCCCAAcattctctcctctctccttgAACGCTCTCCTAAGTGCGTTAGATGCGTCCTCATCGAGGCAATGTAAAGCATAGCAATGCACGTAGTGTCTCATTTTGGGCTTGTTGATGTAGCTTGCTCCTGCCTTCTTGGCATACCTAAACACCTGATTTGTCACCTATaaccaaacacaaaacaaaaacagaaaaaccatttttcttAGCATAATTACTCACTGTTCCATTTAGGGCTAATCAAATTCTAAGTCCTAACCATCAACATGGGCTTTCAGGTTCCATGGCAGGAAAACACTAGAGAAACTCAGAATGTAATGGATTTTGGTCCAGTTCGACAATAGTTGACATCAACCAGGTTTCACAAGATCCACGTGACACGACATCGTACAAACTTCCAAAATCAGaatatttgaaatattcaaataacGATGCTCGACTAGTAAGAGTAACCAATAAGTATCCCACTGCAAATAGCAGGTCTAAAATGACAGGGACCAGAAACCAGTACATGAGTTGTCACGTTTTTATCGGGACAGCTGTGAAAGGCAAATTCAGGTGGGGGCATAACTCCAGTCCAGTCCAGAATACAATGGCTGGTCTATGTGGGTCCAAGACAAGAACCATTGAAATGTTGAGACTTGCAGAAATTAACGGTCTAAATGTGTTCTTTAGACACAGTTtgttttgtaaatatttttgaaaaaaatttattttttaaaaatttatttttcagtatttttatattattttaatatattaatattaaaaataaattttaaaatataaaaaatattattttaatatatttctaaataaaaatcaatcccTCGCGAAGCTGACTCTTCGTACCTTAGTGGGGCATTTTTCTCCCCTCTCCTTCGCAATGCTTTGGACTTGGATCAAGAAATCACGACACTGTTCATATAAATGGAAGAGGTAATCAAGACCGTTCTTTTTGCCACGTGCCACTTCACCAGGCTCTGTTACAATGAATGGGTGCTCCCGCTGTCTCTCACAGATAGCACCACCATGTTCATCATCTCCATCAAGGTCCACCACCTTTCTTTGGCCTTTCTTCCGCCCTGACTGTTTCTTCCTCTCCCCCGCTGCCACTGCCTCCCATGTCCCTCTTCCACCGCTCCCTGCTGCCTCCTTGTCTTGCTGTACTGGCTCCTCAGAGAAACCTGAACACACAACCACCCAAGaaacaagcaaaaataaaaaattaaggaaaggaaaataagtttaataagttcatgttatttaatttttcgaAACAATCAGATtttgttcatttattttctagaaaccAGCATGAGCTCAAAGCTATTAAGCTAACTATTACCTTGAGAACTAATTTAAGCTAAGTATGTATGGCAATTAACAAGAAACCAAAAGCTAGCTAACCTTGACTTAGTTAAGAGAATTACTACTCTAATATTGAGCATGGTGATTAATTAGCAAGAAACCAACCCTGCAAAGTAGAATTGATATGACTAGAGTAAACATACATTGGTGTACAAGCACTTATACTTGAACTAAATTCcatatataagaaaaagaaaagggaataaaaatgattattgtaTATGGAAATTATAAGCTGGCAAGTAACAACTTATAATAAGCTAATTATCTTATCCAAGTATACATAGAATTAATTTACtctataaaacaacaacaaattgGCCATGGACTCCTATAGCTAGTAATGGTATGAGCTTAGCTTAATTACACTAAAAGGTAGAATCAATGCTAACCAAACCTTCTTGGGAGAGAGCATCAAGAGTATTTGTATTATTATCACCAGAGAGCAATTGCCTACGCCTAGGATCCTCCTCATCAAGCCTTCTTCTTTCAGCTCTAACAGCAGCTTTAATACCATACCTCTCACCAACAAGAAGATCCCACCTAAAGATCTGAGACAAACTATTCATCATTTCATCAAGCTCCTCGTCTTTCATGTCCAAAAGGGTGTTCACTGTGAACCCGAGTTCAGCTATTTTTGCTGCCGTGTAGTACCTAATACCATAAGCTTGAAACAACTCCTCTAGCCCACATAGCTCCCTTGGCCTTACAGCAAACGCCGCAGCCGGTGGCTGCTGAGGCGGGGGCACCATTTCAAGCAGACGGTTAGGATGTGGCACCATTGCTCTCGTATCCCATTTGAACAAACTCGCCGTGAAAGCCTCCGGATCCATATCTATCTGCCCCcttgtctctctctctgtgaTCTTTCACAGGTGCATGTCTTGGATTTGGTAGATATATAAAGACAAGTGagcttcttgttttatttatataccaAAACTGCCCTTAACAGGACgagttttttgtctttttttcttttttgtatgtaTTGGGAAGCTAACAGAATTAAAGGGTTTTGATGTTTCTTCGGAACTGGACAGTTGAAATCGAACTAGTCAGATCTTTGTGTCATTCACACATTTGGTTCCCTGCATACATTCTTCACTTGAAGTTCTTCTATCCACTCATCTCTTGACACATGATCTACTTGATTGGACTCCTCTCCTGTTAGGTCGTATATTGTTTTACTACCTCCCTTTCACTTTTTTACTTCAACATTCAAAATATGccgttcaattttttttttttagattaatttggtTGTTCAGACCAACTtggcgcacctcgactaattccacgggtcttgaagttaacgaccatgtaaattttcagtggccatcatataaacaaccacatgactcgaacctgagaccacaaagagAGCAAACCTTTTAGTTCCAAACTCTTATTACTGGGTCACCTCCTAAATAGTTTCcgttcaattttatcattgagGGTAATTGAGTTCCTTTTCCATCTCTAGATAAAGTTActtttcatttaagtttttggTGAATTAATCCACACACAATTATTAATGGTCTCTAGATAGGACAAAATTTGATAAACATGATTTAAGAATTCTTATAATAATCGTCTTATTTATTTCGagtttttcaatataataaaataaatatgaacaaaaaagtTCATAATCCAAGACCTTGAAGAATTaagtattaatatatttatatcatgtTATATCCGTATCTTTGTAGTTCTTCGTCGTGGCTTTGCAGTGTGGTTGCTGCGTAAGCAGATATTCTAGTGGCTTGGGTTATGGTGTCCTTTTAACCGTGGGATTGATGATTTAGACGTCACTAGAATCATCTTAGTTTCTGGCTCATCGCAAGGTATGATGCATCTGAGGGTGCCAGATACTGTCTCCTCGACTTTCTCGTTACTCATGAGGTTTTTCTACTTGGTTGGATTTGCCTGGTTTCGTTCATTGCTGACTACACGAACCTGAGAAAAGTATGAAAATACCCTTGTTTTCACCAGACATTCGCTGCCTTATCCCTGATCATTGTTTTTCCCCCCCTTGCCGGAGAACAGACCGTGATTAGCGTTGCCATGCAGAATCAATGTATCCAAACATTGAACAGAACATTGAATCCCTCTAATGTTGGAGAATTTCTCAGCTGCTTGTCAGGGCCGCAACATGGCCACCAGATGTCACTTGGGAGATTAATTAGGATGCTTGAAATTTGTAAACAAAGAGGTCTGTGCAATATTTGGGAGGTCACTGTGATTTGAGGTGCTAGTACGTACATTTAGCAGTACAATCTGCAAGAATTGAACCAGCTAAAACATGCACAGACACATGCGTTATGCATATGCTATGAATCATTGCAATTTGATTAATGGATGATGATATAATTACATGTATTTTGTTGGTACGAAAAATGCATGCAACTTGAGCACAtgttactataaaaaaacattaatttgatgtCTCTGGTCTTCAACCACAGGCATCTTCAAACTAGCCTAAACACGAAGGACTTGTAATTACATTTTGCAGAGTGATATACTTTAGTTTTCGTGttgttaagaaataaataatttgttccctctaaTATTGGGATTAATTGTTTAGTCCATGTTGGAATTGGGTTTAGAATATGAGTCGGAGTTTTAAAGCGGAATTATATATGAGGTCCAAGATTAAAATCATATTGAATTTTgtaattagtattttaatataaaatattaatatataataaaaaagactaaTAAAAAGGGAATGATAAATTGTCTCCATAAAACCCTTGGataacaaaaatctcaaacccCAAATAGGTTTATGGATTTGATAATGGATTTGAGGGttcatgaatttgaatttgagtttgattaataaaaaaatatttgttattgagTCTTTCTTTgatcaataatttcttttagttcATAAAATACTTTAGTACTTGAATTAATACGTTAAttatatgatgaaaatgaatGTTATTAGTGAACTATATATGAATATTCATCAATTCTTTCGTGAATTATAGACTTTCATGagtatttttcatgaattatgTGTATTAATGTTTTTGCtttcaagtctaataatatagaAGTTTTGGATGGGTGGctcttctattattattattttttacaatctagagtttaggtttttttatttatagatagaTATTGAGTATTATTTCAATAGATATCAAGTATTgttctaataaattaatatttaaaaaataaaagatgcttTTGAGTTATTTCTTTAAtgatgcaaaaaaatatatatatatatattttagcatCAATTTAAATCTTATAAAGGTTTATTGAGTGGCTCGTGGCTATGTCATAATTACCTtttaaaaacttcattttagaTTAGTTTTGTTTaagtataattttaatgtttgtttagTTTGCATgcaatgattatttttcttttattttttacaagtttatatatttatttagtatatatactagaTTTTTGTAAGATTGAATGATTatataattgcataattataaataaatatatttttattatttgtctaatttttcttgttagtttTTGAACAACAGTCCATTATGATATTAAACAAATTCGTTAGTTtgtattaaattagaaaaagaaaatctactCCTTTTTCTCCAAAAATATAAGAACGTACCAAAATCTTTATTTCATTCATATCATCTTTCTtcaaatatcaagaaaacaagccAAATTCAACAAACTTGTTGTGCTGTTGGCTAGGAATTGGTGATGATCTAGTGGGCGTGATGATTGTAGTGAATGCATGTGTACGCATGGCTGCAGTGAAAATAGGCCGGTGGCATGTCTTTCTTGACAAACATGGCGGCTTGTCaagagtttcaaattttttgcTTGCATGGTAAGAaaactgtttgttttttttttttaatattcctaacaaagaaaaaaacataaaaattgaaaactagtatagttggaaaaaataatttttaaatatcacaATGGGAAAccatgttattttagtttatataaataataagtagaaaaaaaataaaatatcaaagtcaaaccaaaattcaaatgaaaacacTCCAAAGATCATTGAAAAAAGTTCTACAAAATTGATTCATGGTCATCAAAGAAGGCTAGTGATCGGCGTGTGCCATGCGAGCTACACAAAGATGACGTGTGGCTCACTCTAGACACTAGCTTTGTTTAATGTTTATGAATTAGTATCTAAAATccctttttaataataaaaaaatgtcattatcGTAATTTTGTTATGACCctgaagttttatttgtttatttcttttcttttctcttttatatttattgattgtgaaaattaaaatactataaagttcaattataattttttaaaatatcataatttccAGTCAactgcaatattttttaaatgatgctattttttttaaaaaaatatttatactgaCCTAATTAGTTTGGATTTTGTAATCGAAgctttgttattgttgttgttttttttttaatatataatttttttatttttgtggattTTGCTGGAGTAGCTAGTTGATTAATTGGGATTGTGTGATTCTTTTCCACGATATGGTGGAGAGGTTACTGATGATAATTGATAAAAGAGAGTGATGTGAGTGGGGGCATAActaaaatttgaaacaaatttaCCTTCACATcctaagattttaaaattttataattatacccTTCTATTTAAAGCTTATTCTataggaaaaactaaaaagcacGTTTGCACccctggaaaaaaaacatgtatttgcACCCTCGTCCCTAAATTTCTATTTCCACTCCTAGTGATATCTT
It encodes:
- the LOC7456652 gene encoding floricaula/leafy homolog, whose protein sequence is MDPEAFTASLFKWDTRAMVPHPNRLLEMVPPPQQPPAAAFAVRPRELCGLEELFQAYGIRYYTAAKIAELGFTVNTLLDMKDEELDEMMNSLSQIFRWDLLVGERYGIKAAVRAERRRLDEEDPRRRQLLSGDNNTNTLDALSQEGFSEEPVQQDKEAAGSGGRGTWEAVAAGERKKQSGRKKGQRKVVDLDGDDEHGGAICERQREHPFIVTEPGEVARGKKNGLDYLFHLYEQCRDFLIQVQSIAKERGEKCPTKVTNQVFRYAKKAGASYINKPKMRHYVHCYALHCLDEDASNALRRAFKERGENVGAWRQACYKPLVAIASRQGWDIDSIFNAHPRLAIWYVPTKLRQLCYAERNSATSSSSVSGTGGHLPF